One genomic segment of Streptomyces sp. RerS4 includes these proteins:
- a CDS encoding DUF5709 domain-containing protein — MSSIESHGDEVYQPHEGDDDPARAMPDMENALDEPGLDETLDTGYSPPERPLAVNDPATTAEGRHSGENLDQRLARELPEAEADAEDVTWGDIAAEGEDASAAGHVRAGRLAARDESRPPHHVSVVAEDVGVNGGAASAEEAAMHIIQEPDEQSDERSDEQG, encoded by the coding sequence ATGAGCAGCATCGAGTCGCACGGAGACGAGGTCTACCAACCGCACGAGGGCGACGACGACCCGGCCCGGGCGATGCCCGACATGGAGAACGCCCTGGACGAGCCGGGCCTGGACGAGACGCTCGACACGGGCTACTCGCCCCCCGAGCGGCCGTTGGCGGTCAACGATCCCGCCACCACCGCCGAAGGCCGACACTCCGGGGAGAACCTCGACCAGCGCCTCGCCCGCGAGCTCCCCGAGGCCGAAGCCGACGCCGAGGACGTGACCTGGGGCGACATCGCCGCCGAGGGCGAGGACGCCTCGGCGGCCGGGCACGTACGGGCCGGCCGGCTCGCCGCCCGTGACGAGTCGCGGCCGCCGCACCACGTCTCCGTAGTCGCCGAGGACGTCGGCGTGAACGGCGGGGCGGCGTCGGCCGAAGAGGCCGCCATGCACATCATCCAGGAGCCGGACGAGCAGTCCGACGAGCGGTCCGACGAGCAGGGGTGA
- a CDS encoding DUF6480 family protein translates to MPASNPDPDPRVTPGLEPGGGVPPGETPPGEASTATGAGPHRQPKRGWAKGPLAIIVLVAVVCALFFLVFAVALDL, encoded by the coding sequence ATGCCGGCAAGCAACCCGGACCCCGATCCCCGTGTGACCCCAGGTCTCGAACCAGGCGGTGGTGTGCCGCCCGGCGAGACGCCGCCCGGCGAGGCGAGCACCGCCACCGGCGCCGGACCCCACCGGCAGCCCAAGCGGGGGTGGGCCAAGGGCCCGCTCGCGATCATCGTCCTGGTGGCGGTGGTCTGCGCCCTCTTCTTCCTCGTCTTCGCCGTAGCGCTGGACCTCTGA
- a CDS encoding SDR family NAD(P)-dependent oxidoreductase: MKTSRPLSLVTGASSGIGFELAREFADHGHDLLIAAEDEDIHTAARRLGFHGTRVRAVQVDLADPEGVESLVREARAERRPLYAVALNAGIGRGGAFLGTELADQLRVIDLNVVSTVHLARRLLEDMAAAGEGRLLITSSVAAETPGPYHAVHNASEAFLRSFALGLRAELADTGVTVTSLMPGPTDTRFFVRAGLLDTRLGRSRKDDPALVARQAYEALVAGRPQVVAGSLHTRAQELATHALPARARAALHRHRAAPGGSRSHL; encoded by the coding sequence ATGAAGACTTCGCGTCCGCTGTCCCTGGTCACCGGCGCGTCCAGCGGCATCGGCTTCGAGCTGGCCCGGGAGTTCGCCGATCACGGCCACGACCTGCTGATCGCGGCGGAGGACGAGGACATCCACACCGCCGCGCGGCGGCTGGGCTTCCACGGGACACGGGTCCGCGCCGTCCAGGTGGACCTGGCCGACCCCGAGGGCGTCGAGTCGCTCGTACGGGAGGCACGTGCCGAGCGGCGCCCGCTGTACGCGGTGGCACTCAACGCCGGCATCGGCCGGGGCGGTGCGTTCCTGGGCACGGAACTCGCCGACCAGCTCCGGGTCATCGACCTCAACGTCGTCTCCACGGTGCACCTCGCCCGGCGCCTGCTGGAGGACATGGCCGCAGCCGGCGAGGGCCGCCTGCTGATCACCTCCTCCGTCGCCGCCGAGACGCCGGGCCCGTACCACGCGGTCCACAACGCGTCGGAGGCGTTCCTGCGCTCCTTCGCCCTGGGGCTGCGGGCCGAGCTGGCGGACACCGGCGTCACCGTCACCTCGCTGATGCCCGGCCCCACCGACACCCGGTTCTTCGTCCGCGCGGGCCTGCTCGACACCCGCCTCGGCCGGTCCAGGAAGGACGACCCGGCCCTGGTGGCCCGTCAGGCGTACGAGGCCCTCGTGGCCGGTCGCCCGCAGGTCGTGGCGGGCTCCCTGCACACGCGGGCCCAGGAACTGGCCACGCACGCCTTGCCGGCGCGGGCCAGGGCCGCCCTGCACCGCCACCGGGCAGCGCCGGGAGGAAGCAGGAGTCACCTCTGA
- a CDS encoding isoamylase early set domain-containing protein: MLERRHRKNATDVTFVLPDDAPPGPVSVVGTFNGWQPGTHVLEPREDGTRAVTVALPAKVTHSFRYLAAGDYWFDDESADGHDGPNCRLHT; the protein is encoded by the coding sequence GTGCTGGAACGCCGACACCGCAAGAACGCCACCGACGTCACCTTCGTCCTGCCGGACGACGCCCCGCCCGGCCCCGTCAGCGTGGTGGGCACGTTCAACGGCTGGCAGCCGGGCACCCACGTCCTGGAACCCCGCGAGGACGGCACCCGGGCCGTGACCGTCGCGCTGCCCGCGAAGGTGACCCACTCGTTCCGCTACCTCGCCGCGGGCGACTACTGGTTCGACGACGAGAGCGCCGACGGCCACGACGGCCCCAACTGCCGCCTGCACACCTGA
- the dhaK gene encoding dihydroxyacetone kinase subunit DhaK produces the protein MNMLINSADAVVADALRGMAAAHPDLDVDVEGRVVVRRGARESGRVGLVSGGGSGHEPLHGGFVGYGMLSAACPGEVFTSPVPDQMARATAAVDAGRGVLFVVKNYTGDVLNFDMAAELAEEEGIQVERVLVDDDVAVTDSLYTAGRRGTGATLFVEKIAGAAAEEGAPLEQVAAVARRVNAASRSFGVALSACTTPAKGSPTFDLPDGEMELGIGIHGEPGRERRAVMPSRDIADFAVGAVLEDLARVAPADGPVLALVNGMGATPLLELYGFHAEVARVLEARGVPVARALVGNYVTSLDMAGASVTLCRADEELLRLWDAPVQTAALRWGR, from the coding sequence ATGAACATGTTGATCAACAGTGCGGACGCGGTGGTCGCCGATGCCCTGCGCGGGATGGCCGCGGCGCACCCCGATCTCGACGTGGACGTGGAGGGCCGGGTGGTCGTACGGCGGGGCGCCCGCGAGAGCGGCCGCGTCGGCCTGGTCTCCGGCGGCGGCTCCGGTCACGAACCCCTGCACGGCGGGTTCGTGGGGTACGGGATGCTGTCGGCGGCCTGCCCCGGTGAGGTGTTCACCTCGCCGGTCCCCGACCAGATGGCGCGGGCGACCGCGGCCGTGGACGCCGGCCGGGGGGTCCTGTTCGTCGTCAAGAACTACACCGGTGACGTGCTCAACTTCGACATGGCCGCCGAACTCGCCGAGGAGGAGGGCATCCAGGTCGAGCGGGTGCTGGTCGACGACGACGTCGCGGTGACCGACAGCCTGTACACGGCCGGCCGGCGCGGCACCGGGGCCACGCTCTTCGTGGAGAAGATCGCCGGAGCGGCCGCCGAGGAGGGCGCCCCGCTGGAGCAGGTCGCGGCCGTGGCCCGACGGGTCAACGCGGCCTCGCGGAGCTTCGGCGTGGCGCTGAGCGCATGCACCACCCCCGCCAAGGGCAGTCCGACGTTCGACCTCCCTGACGGCGAGATGGAACTCGGTATCGGGATCCACGGCGAGCCCGGCCGCGAGCGGCGCGCGGTGATGCCGTCCCGCGACATCGCCGACTTCGCGGTCGGCGCCGTACTGGAGGACCTCGCGCGGGTGGCCCCGGCCGACGGGCCGGTGCTCGCCCTGGTCAACGGGATGGGCGCGACGCCCCTGTTGGAGCTGTACGGGTTCCACGCCGAGGTGGCGCGCGTCCTGGAGGCCCGCGGCGTGCCGGTGGCGCGGGCGCTCGTGGGCAACTACGTCACCTCGCTCGACATGGCCGGCGCCTCGGTGACGCTGTGCCGGGCCGACGAGGAGCTGCTGCGCCTGTGGGACGCGCCCGTTCAGACGGCCGCCCTGCGCTGGGGCCGCTGA
- a CDS encoding MIP/aquaporin family protein: MAERHKGSVLLSELSAEFAGTMILILFGCGVVAQVVAGGALTDPAGGLGNHDSIAWAWGLGVTLGVYVAARLSGAHLNPAVTVALAMFKGFPWAKVAPYAVAQTAGAFVAALIVRWNYTEALAKADPGHTIKTQGVFSTLPANGNTNLPVTEWGALRDQVIGTAILLLLILAVTDLLNTPPGANLAPFIVGLIVVAIGMAWGTNAGYAINPARDFGPRLASFLTGYGGAWRDQYGHFYFWVPIVGPLIGGVLGAGLYKFFIGRFLPAAEPDLPGEVPRPDES, from the coding sequence ATGGCTGAACGACACAAAGGATCAGTGCTCCTCTCCGAACTCTCCGCCGAATTCGCCGGCACCATGATCCTCATCCTCTTCGGGTGCGGCGTGGTGGCCCAGGTGGTCGCCGGCGGAGCCCTCACGGATCCGGCGGGCGGCCTCGGCAACCACGACAGCATCGCCTGGGCCTGGGGTCTGGGCGTCACGCTGGGCGTCTACGTCGCCGCGCGCCTGAGCGGCGCCCACCTGAACCCCGCGGTCACGGTCGCCCTGGCGATGTTCAAGGGCTTCCCGTGGGCCAAGGTGGCCCCGTACGCGGTGGCCCAGACGGCGGGCGCGTTCGTGGCGGCCCTGATCGTGCGGTGGAACTACACCGAGGCGCTGGCCAAGGCCGACCCCGGCCACACGATCAAGACGCAGGGCGTCTTCTCCACGCTGCCGGCCAACGGCAACACGAACCTGCCGGTCACCGAGTGGGGCGCGCTGCGCGACCAGGTCATCGGCACGGCGATCCTGCTGCTGCTGATCCTGGCGGTCACGGACCTGCTCAACACGCCCCCCGGCGCCAACCTGGCCCCGTTCATCGTCGGCCTGATCGTGGTCGCGATCGGCATGGCCTGGGGCACCAACGCCGGCTACGCGATCAACCCGGCCCGCGACTTCGGCCCCCGACTGGCCAGCTTCCTCACGGGTTATGGCGGAGCCTGGCGCGACCAGTACGGCCATTTCTACTTCTGGGTCCCGATCGTCGGCCCGCTGATCGGCGGTGTCCTGGGCGCCGGTCTGTACAAGTTCTTCATCGGCCGGTTCCTGCCGGCCGCCGAGCCGGACCTCCCCGGCGAGGTTCCGAGGCCGGACGAGAGCTGA
- the glpK gene encoding glycerol kinase GlpK: protein MADFVGAVDQGTTSTRFMIFDHDGNEVARHQLEHSQILPRSGWVEHDPVEIWERTNSVIQNALRHGNLEAEDLTAIGVTNQRETTVVWDPRTGRPYYNAIVWQDTRTDSIAAALERSGQGDVIRRKAGLPPATYFSGGKIQWILENVDGVREAAEQGHALFGNTDCWVLWNLTGGPDGGIHATDVTNASRTMLMNLETLDWDDELLGFFNVPRAMLPTINPSSHPEAYGQTRTSRPLRAAIPVTGVLGDQQAATVGQVCYAPGEAKNTYGTGNFLVLNTGTELVRSQHGLLTTVAYQFGDEPAVYALEGSIAVTGSAIQWLRDQLKIINDAAESERLAQTVEDSGGIYFVPAFSGLFAPYWRSDARGAIVGLARYHDNGHVARAALEAICYQSRDVVEAMEQDSGVHLDVLKVDGGVTANDLCMQIQADVLGVPVSRPVVAETTALGAAYAAGLATGFWQSTDELRTHWQESKRWEPQWSEERRAEGYEGWKKAVERTLDWAKVE, encoded by the coding sequence ATGGCTGACTTCGTCGGCGCAGTGGACCAGGGGACCACCAGCACCCGGTTCATGATCTTCGACCACGACGGGAACGAAGTGGCGAGGCACCAGCTGGAGCACTCCCAGATCCTGCCCCGGTCGGGGTGGGTCGAGCACGACCCCGTGGAGATCTGGGAACGCACCAACTCGGTGATCCAGAACGCCCTGCGGCACGGAAACCTGGAGGCCGAGGACCTGACGGCCATCGGCGTCACCAACCAGCGGGAGACGACCGTCGTGTGGGACCCCCGCACCGGCCGCCCGTACTACAACGCGATCGTGTGGCAGGACACCCGTACCGACTCCATCGCGGCCGCGCTGGAGCGCTCGGGCCAGGGGGACGTCATCCGCCGCAAGGCCGGTCTGCCGCCGGCCACGTACTTCTCCGGCGGCAAGATCCAGTGGATCCTGGAGAACGTCGACGGCGTCCGCGAGGCCGCCGAGCAGGGGCACGCCCTCTTCGGCAACACCGACTGCTGGGTGCTGTGGAACCTCACGGGCGGCCCCGACGGCGGCATCCACGCCACCGACGTCACCAACGCCAGCCGCACCATGCTCATGAACCTGGAGACCCTCGACTGGGACGACGAACTCCTCGGCTTCTTCAACGTCCCCAGGGCGATGCTCCCGACCATCAACCCGTCCTCCCACCCCGAGGCCTACGGGCAGACCCGCACCTCCCGGCCGCTGCGCGCCGCCATCCCCGTCACCGGCGTCCTCGGCGACCAACAGGCGGCCACCGTCGGACAGGTCTGCTACGCGCCCGGCGAGGCCAAGAACACCTACGGGACCGGCAACTTCCTCGTCCTCAACACCGGAACCGAACTGGTCCGCTCGCAACACGGCCTGCTCACCACGGTCGCCTACCAGTTCGGCGACGAGCCCGCCGTGTACGCGCTCGAAGGTTCCATCGCCGTCACCGGCTCCGCGATCCAGTGGCTGCGCGACCAGCTGAAGATCATCAACGACGCGGCGGAGAGCGAACGTCTGGCGCAGACGGTCGAGGACAGCGGAGGCATCTACTTCGTCCCCGCCTTCTCCGGCCTGTTCGCACCGTACTGGCGATCCGACGCCCGCGGCGCCATCGTCGGCCTCGCCCGCTACCACGACAACGGCCACGTGGCCCGCGCGGCCCTGGAAGCGATCTGCTACCAGAGCCGCGACGTGGTGGAGGCCATGGAGCAGGACTCCGGCGTCCACCTCGACGTGCTGAAGGTCGACGGCGGCGTCACCGCCAACGACCTGTGCATGCAGATCCAGGCCGATGTCCTCGGCGTACCGGTCAGCCGCCCGGTGGTCGCCGAGACGACCGCGCTCGGAGCCGCGTACGCCGCCGGCCTCGCCACGGGCTTCTGGCAGAGCACGGACGAACTGCGCACCCACTGGCAGGAGTCCAAGCGCTGGGAGCCGCAGTGGTCCGAGGAACGGCGCGCGGAGGGCTACGAGGGCTGGAAGAAGGCGGTGGAGCGCACGCTCGATTGGGCCAAGGTCGAATAG
- a CDS encoding dihydrofolate reductase family protein yields the protein MRKLIYGMNLTLDGYIAAAGDDIDWSGPPSDELFQWWLDHERESGLSLYGRKLWEAMSSYWPTGDQRPGATPAEIEFARNWRDTPKVVFSSTIDKVDWNTRLVTGDAIAEITRLKAEDGGPMDIGGATLAGAAMRAGLIDEYVIATHPVLVGGGTPFFTALDGWVNLNLVETRTFPGGVVLTRYETRR from the coding sequence ATGCGGAAACTGATCTACGGCATGAACCTGACCCTGGACGGCTACATCGCCGCGGCCGGCGACGACATCGACTGGAGCGGACCGCCGAGCGACGAGCTGTTCCAGTGGTGGCTCGACCACGAGCGGGAGAGTGGCCTGTCGCTGTACGGGCGCAAGCTGTGGGAGGCGATGAGTTCCTACTGGCCGACCGGCGACCAGCGGCCGGGCGCCACCCCGGCGGAGATCGAGTTCGCGCGCAACTGGCGGGACACGCCGAAGGTGGTGTTCTCCTCGACGATCGACAAGGTCGACTGGAACACCCGCCTGGTCACCGGCGACGCGATCGCCGAGATCACCCGGCTCAAGGCCGAGGACGGCGGCCCGATGGACATCGGCGGCGCGACGCTCGCCGGGGCGGCCATGCGCGCCGGGCTGATCGACGAGTACGTGATCGCCACCCATCCGGTCCTGGTGGGCGGCGGCACGCCGTTCTTCACCGCGCTGGACGGCTGGGTGAACCTGAACCTGGTGGAGACGCGGACGTTTCCCGGCGGCGTGGTCCTGACCAGGTACGAGACGAGGCGCTGA
- a CDS encoding endonuclease — protein sequence MDAYGRTHAEEAGIRLRNTPAPLYQLLTLCVLFSVRIKADIAVAAARELFGAGLRTPRAMDASSWQDRVDALGRAHYRRYDESTSTALGEGAALLLDRYRGDLRRLRDAADGEPDRVRELLREVPRIGPVGADIFCREAQGLWPELRPAFDSRARHAASELGLPRTPEDLARLVDAEDLPRLAAALVRVELSAGAASDLRKPD from the coding sequence ATGGACGCGTACGGGCGCACCCACGCCGAGGAAGCCGGCATCCGACTGCGGAACACGCCCGCCCCGCTGTACCAGTTGCTGACGCTCTGCGTGCTGTTCTCGGTACGCATCAAGGCCGACATCGCCGTGGCCGCGGCCCGCGAACTGTTCGGGGCCGGGCTGCGCACCCCCCGGGCGATGGACGCGTCGTCCTGGCAGGACCGTGTGGACGCGCTCGGCCGAGCGCACTACCGCCGCTACGACGAGAGCACCTCGACCGCACTCGGCGAGGGGGCCGCACTCCTCCTCGACCGGTACCGCGGCGACCTGCGCCGCCTGCGCGACGCGGCCGACGGGGAACCGGACCGCGTGCGCGAACTGCTGAGGGAAGTCCCGCGGATCGGACCGGTCGGGGCGGACATCTTCTGCCGCGAAGCCCAGGGGCTGTGGCCCGAGCTGCGCCCCGCGTTCGACAGCCGGGCCCGGCACGCCGCCTCCGAACTCGGCCTCCCCCGGACCCCCGAAGACCTGGCGCGGCTCGTCGACGCGGAGGATCTGCCGAGGCTGGCGGCCGCCCTGGTCCGGGTCGAACTCAGCGCCGGAGCCGCCTCCGACCTGCGCAAACCCGACTGA
- a CDS encoding DUF4139 domain-containing protein produces MAADAAQRWGSTLDSVVVYAQGALCRRLARGSVPADGRVRVTGLPRSLDPGSLRAGVVGTSVTRVTEARVEVEAEPLGTEAPGALRREVERLGDEHAAAQARRDRQLALIEEVRALRPVAPPRRRDDPHRRTPVDAWLELADFVDARLERLHVRLAALEEALSHVGHELTVAADRLARASTDAPSAHVETTMSALLTLDGAHGADVELELEYGVPGAVWVPTYRLTHRQGDDAGRLVLRASVAQRTGEDWTGVRVALATADLRRRTDLPRLRSIRIGRRQPDPAPSGWREPPAGLGDLFTGYEAAGPRPAPASAPVAVSAPALVGSAPAPGPVPPPPMPMPMPMPQAYGAPPPAPAAPGSTAGARPGFAAGSARPRAAAGPPPWPPPPPPAPRRPAGHAAARTADSPPAGPPQPSGAELDYAALVLCGPDERGDRRGRLFPDSPVDPAAVACRRRAEAVARLPLPGHAVRPRESAGSFDHRFDAAARADVPSDGTWHTVTVGEIPVGLRTEYLCVPSVEQTVYATLVLSNSTDQALLAGPVEVTVDDDFLLTAALPTLAPGGVRRVGLGPAEGIRVTRRTHLRESTSGLRNNTTVLDHRVHVELANRLARPVTVEVRERVPVTSEPDVRIEERADWTTPENGAPEHHAPGTRAWRVELPAGGTAALEGGYEIRVPAGKALIDGNRRS; encoded by the coding sequence ATGGCGGCCGACGCGGCACAGAGGTGGGGGTCGACCCTCGATTCCGTAGTGGTGTACGCGCAGGGCGCGCTCTGTCGTCGCCTGGCCCGCGGCAGCGTGCCGGCGGACGGTCGGGTACGGGTGACGGGACTGCCCCGCTCGCTGGATCCGGGCTCGTTGCGGGCCGGTGTCGTGGGGACTTCGGTCACACGTGTTACCGAGGCCCGCGTGGAAGTCGAAGCGGAGCCGCTCGGAACCGAGGCGCCCGGCGCGTTGCGGCGCGAGGTGGAGCGGTTGGGCGACGAGCACGCGGCGGCCCAGGCCCGGCGGGACCGGCAGTTGGCCCTGATCGAGGAGGTCAGGGCCCTGCGCCCGGTGGCGCCGCCCCGCAGGCGCGATGACCCGCACCGCCGCACTCCGGTCGACGCGTGGCTGGAGTTGGCCGACTTCGTCGACGCGCGGCTGGAGCGGCTACACGTGCGACTCGCGGCCTTGGAGGAGGCGCTGAGCCACGTCGGGCACGAGCTCACCGTGGCCGCCGACCGGCTCGCCCGCGCCTCCACCGACGCGCCGTCGGCCCACGTGGAGACCACGATGTCCGCGCTCCTGACCCTCGACGGGGCCCATGGCGCGGACGTGGAACTGGAGTTGGAGTACGGGGTGCCGGGCGCCGTCTGGGTGCCGACGTATCGACTGACCCACCGTCAGGGCGATGACGCGGGGCGCCTGGTGCTGCGGGCCTCGGTCGCCCAGCGCACCGGTGAGGACTGGACCGGCGTCCGCGTCGCCCTGGCCACCGCCGACCTTCGGCGCCGCACCGACCTGCCGAGGCTCCGGTCGATCCGGATCGGACGCCGTCAGCCCGACCCCGCGCCGTCCGGCTGGCGCGAGCCCCCGGCGGGGCTCGGCGACCTGTTCACCGGGTACGAGGCGGCCGGCCCCCGCCCGGCACCGGCGTCCGCGCCCGTGGCGGTCTCCGCGCCCGCACTGGTCGGATCCGCGCCCGCCCCCGGACCCGTGCCACCACCGCCGATGCCGATGCCGATGCCGATGCCCCAGGCGTACGGGGCCCCGCCGCCCGCGCCTGCGGCGCCCGGCAGCACCGCTGGCGCCCGGCCCGGCTTCGCCGCCGGGTCGGCTCGGCCCAGGGCGGCGGCAGGCCCGCCGCCCTGGCCCCCGCCGCCCCCTCCGGCCCCGCGGCGCCCGGCGGGTCACGCCGCCGCCCGCACCGCCGACTCCCCGCCGGCCGGTCCGCCGCAGCCCAGCGGCGCCGAGCTCGACTACGCCGCCCTCGTCCTGTGCGGCCCCGACGAGCGGGGCGACCGTAGGGGCCGGCTGTTCCCCGACTCCCCCGTCGACCCGGCGGCGGTCGCGTGCCGCCGCCGCGCCGAGGCGGTGGCCCGGCTGCCGCTGCCCGGACACGCCGTGCGCCCCCGCGAGTCGGCGGGTTCCTTCGACCACCGCTTCGACGCCGCGGCCCGCGCCGACGTCCCGTCGGACGGTACGTGGCACACCGTCACGGTCGGCGAGATCCCGGTCGGTCTGCGCACCGAGTACCTGTGCGTGCCGTCCGTGGAGCAGACGGTGTACGCGACGTTGGTGCTCTCCAACTCCACCGACCAGGCCCTGTTGGCCGGTCCCGTCGAGGTCACCGTCGATGACGACTTCCTGCTGACCGCCGCTCTGCCCACGCTCGCCCCCGGCGGTGTCCGCCGGGTGGGGCTCGGTCCGGCCGAGGGCATCCGCGTCACCCGTCGTACGCACCTGCGCGAGTCGACGTCGGGGCTGCGCAACAACACCACCGTCCTCGACCACCGCGTGCACGTGGAGTTGGCCAACCGGCTCGCGAGGCCCGTCACCGTCGAGGTCCGCGAGCGGGTGCCCGTAACCTCCGAACCGGACGTGCGGATCGAGGAACGGGCCGACTGGACCACCCCCGAGAACGGCGCCCCGGAGCACCACGCCCCCGGCACCCGAGCCTGGCGGGTGGAGTTGCCCGCCGGTGGCACCGCCGCCCTCGAAGGCGGCTACGAAATCCGCGTCCCGGCCGGCAAGGCCCTGATCGACGGCAACCGCAGGAGCTGA
- a CDS encoding DUF4139 domain-containing protein, with protein sequence MSTAPKPIAHPVIALPVTAVTCLEDRAHVERAVVLDLEAGVQRLRLGPVTALAVDRTLHAELTSGHPATVLDVRIVRTWSPRGPLPPTDDDSALRRRAHALGEERLALGQRRDRLLTRLDALGHLAADLLREIGEGAGSGESEGARWTRELDRVDAERETHGEELRTVEARLAALAVELGDTERALDLAEEQPAELVGHIELTVHSASAGQVGLRVSHLTPCALWRPAYRAVLDGDSLTLETDAMVWQRTGEDWSDVRLTLSTARSALATDPPRLGEDRLTLRDRSAAERRTVDVELREEEIGDLGPAPVLGLPGVDDGGEARVLSSPAPVSVPADGRAHRVPLSAFTTAATSEYACTPELSPLVTRVVRFANRSGHALLAGPVDLVRGSGFSGRGTLDFTAPGAPVELAFGSCDDHRVVRQTEESRDSTGLTQRTVVTRTVRLHLSRFSAPGEQGERVVVVRERVPVSEVAAVEVRLRGEACSPAPDAVDAEGIVRWDVPLPPGGRRTVTLVYTLSANSKVVGL encoded by the coding sequence ATGTCCACGGCCCCGAAGCCGATCGCCCACCCGGTCATCGCCCTCCCCGTCACCGCCGTCACCTGTCTGGAGGATCGCGCCCACGTCGAGCGCGCCGTCGTGCTGGACCTGGAGGCCGGCGTACAGCGGCTGCGCCTCGGCCCGGTCACCGCGCTGGCCGTCGACCGCACACTCCACGCCGAGTTGACCTCCGGGCACCCGGCCACCGTCCTCGACGTGCGGATCGTTCGCACGTGGAGCCCGCGCGGGCCGTTGCCGCCCACCGACGACGACTCCGCCCTGCGCCGGCGCGCGCACGCCCTCGGAGAGGAACGGCTCGCCCTCGGGCAGCGGCGCGACCGACTGCTTACCCGCCTCGACGCGCTCGGGCACCTCGCCGCCGACCTGCTGCGGGAGATCGGCGAAGGCGCCGGTTCCGGGGAGAGCGAAGGGGCCCGCTGGACCCGGGAACTGGACCGAGTGGACGCCGAGCGGGAGACGCATGGAGAAGAACTCCGTACCGTGGAGGCACGGTTGGCCGCCTTGGCGGTTGAACTCGGGGATACCGAGCGGGCATTGGATCTCGCCGAGGAGCAACCAGCCGAGCTGGTCGGCCACATCGAGCTGACCGTACACTCCGCGTCCGCCGGCCAGGTGGGGCTGCGCGTGAGCCACTTGACGCCGTGCGCGCTGTGGCGGCCCGCCTACCGGGCCGTGCTCGACGGGGACTCCCTGACGCTGGAGACCGACGCGATGGTCTGGCAGCGCACCGGCGAGGACTGGTCGGACGTACGGCTGACGCTTTCGACAGCGCGGTCGGCTCTGGCCACCGATCCCCCGCGACTGGGCGAGGACCGGCTGACGCTACGGGACCGCTCCGCCGCGGAGCGCCGTACGGTCGACGTCGAGCTGCGCGAGGAGGAGATCGGGGACCTCGGCCCGGCCCCGGTGCTGGGTCTGCCCGGTGTGGACGACGGCGGCGAGGCGCGGGTGCTGAGCTCGCCCGCGCCGGTGTCCGTACCCGCGGACGGGCGCGCCCACCGGGTGCCGCTCTCCGCCTTCACGACGGCCGCGACCAGCGAGTACGCGTGTACGCCCGAGCTGTCACCGCTGGTCACCCGGGTGGTGCGGTTCGCCAACCGGTCCGGCCACGCGCTGCTCGCCGGCCCGGTGGACCTGGTGCGCGGCAGCGGATTCAGCGGGCGCGGCACCCTGGACTTCACCGCTCCCGGTGCCCCCGTCGAGCTCGCCTTCGGCAGCTGCGACGACCACCGGGTGGTGCGGCAGACCGAGGAGTCCCGCGACTCCACCGGCCTCACCCAGCGGACGGTGGTCACCCGCACGGTCCGGCTGCACCTGTCCCGGTTCTCCGCTCCCGGGGAGCAGGGCGAGCGGGTGGTCGTCGTTCGCGAACGCGTCCCGGTCTCCGAGGTCGCGGCGGTGGAGGTGCGCCTGCGCGGGGAAGCCTGCTCGCCGGCGCCCGACGCGGTCGACGCCGAAGGCATCGTCCGCTGGGACGTGCCGCTCCCGCCCGGCGGCCGCCGCACAGTGACCCTCGTCTACACCCTGTCGGCGAACTCCAAGGTCGTCGGACTCTGA
- a CDS encoding DNA starvation/stationary phase protection protein: MTVNSPRVSGSQPWLHQTGEIIQPFGTVKQFPLGLSYETRMYSCQRLNRILADTQILYGLYKKHHWLMRGVTFYQLHLVLDKHAGEQLALVDALAERVQTLGGVAVGDPRHVAEITSIPRPPDGVEEVPAMLSRLLKAHETILTDAHEAAARTGNSGDDGTNDLLVSQVIRTGELQTWFLAEHLVDTPLVRA, translated from the coding sequence ATGACCGTCAACTCCCCGCGCGTGAGCGGCAGCCAGCCGTGGCTGCACCAGACGGGAGAGATCATCCAGCCGTTCGGAACCGTCAAGCAGTTCCCCCTCGGCCTGTCCTACGAGACGCGGATGTACTCGTGCCAACGCCTCAACAGGATCCTCGCCGACACGCAGATCCTCTACGGGCTCTACAAGAAGCACCACTGGCTGATGCGCGGCGTGACCTTCTACCAACTCCACCTGGTCCTGGACAAGCACGCCGGAGAACAGCTGGCACTGGTCGACGCCCTCGCCGAGCGGGTCCAGACCCTGGGCGGTGTCGCGGTGGGCGATCCCCGGCACGTCGCCGAGATCACCTCGATCCCGCGTCCTCCGGACGGCGTGGAGGAAGTACCCGCCATGCTCTCGCGCCTGCTGAAGGCGCACGAGACCATCCTCACCGACGCCCACGAGGCGGCGGCCCGCACCGGGAACTCCGGCGACGACGGCACCAACGACCTGCTGGTCTCCCAGGTGATCCGAACCGGCGAACTCCAGACGTGGTTCCTCGCCGAGCACCTGGTCGACACCCCACTGGTCCGCGCCTGA